From the genome of Sulfurovum sp. NBC37-1, one region includes:
- a CDS encoding aspartate:alanine exchanger family transporter: MRIENIDESILPFLHNHLDLSFFLVLGIGYLIGKIRFGSVSLGSVAGVLFAGLIFGYFGFKISSSAQMIGFSLFIFSVGYQAGPGFVAVLKQDGLKYFALAVVVATTGFLIAAAWAYFLALPPGMSAGLLSGGLTSSPTLAAAQDAVQSGSVTMQEGWSNDQLIKNMSMGYAVTYIFGLVGLIMTVQYLPKLLGIDLSEEAKRFSTSGEESVGLPDNVVLRAYRITNPEVESLSLDELRDKYWDRRSVVKVKRDDAFFPVDENGLKVGDVIEVLGPRRYFAEKVSKIAEEIVPEWTSEDVQDSAQIIVENDAVIGRPLHELAIGRRFGLMLMEIRRKGKRIGYDDNTVLGKNDVITVLGTPHQIEAMGEFMGKVERDGVETDMITLSFGIVIGLLIGTLSVTVGGVSIGLGSAGGLLVSGLFIGFRRSIKPTFGQLPEATRWFLMEFGLLLFMAGVGMRAGSGIIGTLQQNGLTLVIAGICVTIIPILVGYFVGRRFLKISPALIFGAITGAMTSGAALSVVIKEAKSPVPALGYTGTYAFANVLLVIAGSLIMIF, from the coding sequence ATGCGGATAGAAAACATCGATGAATCGATCCTCCCTTTTCTGCATAACCACCTCGATCTCTCCTTTTTCCTAGTGCTCGGCATCGGGTACCTCATAGGGAAGATCCGTTTTGGTTCGGTCTCCCTGGGTTCCGTTGCAGGGGTGCTTTTTGCTGGTCTGATCTTTGGATACTTCGGTTTCAAGATCTCAAGTTCAGCCCAGATGATCGGTTTTTCCCTCTTTATCTTTTCTGTAGGCTATCAGGCAGGACCCGGTTTCGTCGCCGTACTCAAGCAGGACGGACTTAAATATTTTGCACTTGCCGTGGTTGTGGCAACGACCGGTTTTCTCATCGCTGCGGCATGGGCATATTTCCTTGCCCTGCCGCCGGGTATGTCAGCAGGACTGCTCTCGGGCGGCCTGACCTCTTCGCCTACACTTGCCGCGGCGCAGGATGCAGTACAGTCCGGTTCTGTCACGATGCAGGAAGGCTGGAGCAATGACCAGCTCATCAAGAACATGTCCATGGGGTATGCAGTTACTTACATCTTCGGACTTGTGGGGTTGATTATGACGGTCCAGTATCTGCCTAAACTGCTTGGTATCGATCTGTCCGAAGAGGCGAAACGTTTCAGTACATCCGGCGAAGAGAGTGTCGGACTGCCGGACAATGTCGTGCTGCGTGCCTACCGCATTACAAATCCCGAAGTGGAGTCACTCTCTCTGGATGAGTTGAGAGACAAGTATTGGGACCGACGTTCTGTTGTAAAGGTCAAAAGAGATGATGCGTTCTTCCCTGTGGATGAGAACGGTCTGAAGGTCGGTGACGTCATTGAAGTGCTTGGGCCGCGAAGGTATTTTGCCGAAAAGGTCTCGAAGATCGCAGAAGAGATCGTACCGGAATGGACCAGTGAAGATGTACAGGACAGCGCGCAGATCATCGTGGAGAATGATGCCGTTATCGGACGCCCCCTTCATGAACTTGCCATCGGAAGACGTTTCGGCCTCATGCTGATGGAAATACGCAGGAAGGGTAAGCGTATCGGATATGATGACAATACTGTGCTGGGAAAGAATGATGTTATTACGGTGCTTGGAACTCCGCACCAGATAGAAGCGATGGGTGAGTTCATGGGGAAAGTTGAACGTGACGGGGTGGAGACCGATATGATCACGCTTTCCTTCGGTATCGTCATCGGGCTGCTCATCGGTACGCTCAGTGTAACGGTCGGAGGGGTTTCCATCGGGCTGGGGTCTGCGGGAGGGCTTCTGGTCTCCGGTCTTTTTATCGGCTTCAGGCGAAGCATCAAACCGACCTTTGGTCAGTTGCCTGAGGCAACACGCTGGTTTCTCATGGAGTTCGGCTTGCTGCTCTTCATGGCGGGTGTAGGAATGCGTGCCGGGAGCGGCATCATCGGTACCCTGCAGCAGAATGGCTTGACACTGGTGATTGCAGGCATCTGCGTGACGATCATACCGATCCTCGTAGGGTACTTTGTCGGAAGAAGGTTCCTGAAGATCTCACCTGCACTCATCTTCG
- a CDS encoding OprD family outer membrane porin → MRISRIRLSLVALLALSTSSVYAAETFNASDTVSVDDDHAYETVVHVDDKKEGYSLGDWKITGDIRAGYVNYDYDNPPSHIDSATGKIIATNPNVNKGHADSHGVYLVPKVSLASPNYKGFSGKITVAGATDFGINDELDEQRNFVFDPTERESFIILQEAYVTYKSEDGAHQFLAGAKEVVTPMVDADDWYMLADSFQGAYYMNKSFENIMFAGGYFYKMIGVWDSGANGTEWHTMSDASFVDGGYKELAGDEGVWAGVFQYKDDTHNLQIWDYYMNDYYNTFFAQYDYNGKWDAVSYDLGAQLIDFQGVGGLEDYYSNVLGGRAIDYSIYSLRLNASHENGFDVALGASFYTDGDGTGDTLGAWGAYPYFANGMIFHFFEAGSLRNANTYKAQLGYNFKQQGIEGLWLGARYTHFDLDPTYSKNGYGDPQDVMNLYGVRLSYNADNGIYFTGTYEKVDLDNEPNTYSLRLIGGYKF, encoded by the coding sequence ATGCGTATTTCAAGAATCAGACTCTCACTTGTAGCGCTTCTGGCGCTGAGTACCTCTTCTGTTTATGCGGCAGAGACATTCAATGCGTCCGATACGGTTTCCGTAGACGATGACCATGCCTATGAAACGGTCGTGCATGTCGATGATAAGAAAGAGGGATATTCGCTTGGTGATTGGAAGATCACCGGAGATATCCGTGCCGGGTATGTCAATTATGATTATGACAACCCGCCTTCCCATATTGATAGTGCAACGGGAAAGATCATTGCGACAAACCCCAATGTGAATAAAGGGCATGCAGATTCCCATGGTGTCTACCTTGTTCCGAAAGTCTCTCTTGCGTCTCCCAACTACAAGGGATTCAGCGGAAAGATCACTGTAGCCGGTGCAACGGACTTCGGTATCAACGATGAACTTGATGAGCAGAGAAACTTCGTTTTCGACCCGACTGAGAGGGAATCCTTCATCATTCTTCAGGAAGCCTATGTAACCTATAAGAGTGAAGACGGGGCGCACCAGTTCCTTGCCGGTGCGAAAGAGGTTGTTACCCCTATGGTCGATGCAGACGACTGGTATATGCTTGCAGACAGTTTTCAGGGCGCTTATTATATGAACAAAAGCTTCGAGAACATTATGTTCGCGGGCGGATACTTCTACAAGATGATCGGTGTATGGGACAGTGGTGCCAACGGTACAGAGTGGCATACGATGTCCGATGCGAGTTTCGTGGATGGCGGCTATAAAGAGCTTGCCGGAGATGAAGGTGTATGGGCGGGTGTGTTCCAGTACAAGGATGATACCCACAATCTTCAGATCTGGGATTACTATATGAACGATTACTATAACACTTTCTTTGCGCAGTATGACTACAACGGAAAATGGGATGCTGTTAGCTATGATCTGGGTGCACAGCTGATCGATTTCCAAGGTGTTGGCGGTCTTGAGGATTATTACAGCAATGTTCTTGGCGGCCGTGCAATTGACTACAGCATCTATTCTCTCAGACTGAATGCCAGCCATGAGAATGGATTCGATGTGGCTTTGGGTGCATCATTCTATACGGACGGTGACGGTACGGGAGATACACTCGGTGCCTGGGGTGCTTACCCGTACTTCGCCAACGGGATGATCTTCCACTTCTTCGAAGCGGGAAGCCTGAGAAATGCCAACACCTACAAAGCGCAGCTGGGTTACAACTTCAAGCAGCAGGGCATTGAAGGGTTGTGGTTGGGTGCGAGGTACACACATTTCGATCTTGACCCGACATATTCCAAAAATGGTTATGGAGACCCTCAGGATGTGATGAACCTGTATGGCGTCCGTTTGAGCTATAATGCGGACAACGGTATCTACTTTACGGGAACCTATGAGAAGGTCGATCTGGACAATGAGCCAAATACGTATTCATTGAGGCTTATCGGTGGTTATAAGTTCTAA